One genomic segment of Mycolicibacterium gilvum includes these proteins:
- a CDS encoding TMEM165/GDT1 family protein — protein sequence MLAALLLSFAVIFVAELGDKTQLVAMMFALRYRWWVVLSAITVATTAVHVLSVAIGHYLGAALPTHLLGLIAGAMFIFFGLWTLRGDSLSDEEASRAEKATAPAFFVVTSAFVLAELGDKTMLATVTLASDNDWLGVWIGSTLGMVAADGLAIIVGAVLGRRLPERVIQIAAAALFLLFGAYMLLENIFPSLPFALVGGIALTIVAASGAAVWALPERLRPAVLRPAPAAEQDGTASTDTASADTTSTDTTSTDTK from the coding sequence GTGCTCGCCGCATTGCTGCTGAGCTTCGCCGTCATCTTCGTCGCCGAGTTGGGCGACAAGACCCAACTCGTGGCGATGATGTTCGCGTTGCGCTACCGCTGGTGGGTGGTGCTGTCGGCGATCACCGTGGCCACCACCGCGGTGCACGTCCTGTCGGTGGCCATCGGGCACTATCTCGGCGCGGCATTGCCGACCCACCTGCTGGGACTCATCGCCGGGGCGATGTTCATCTTCTTCGGGTTGTGGACCCTGCGCGGGGACAGCCTGTCCGACGAAGAGGCGTCGCGCGCCGAGAAGGCCACTGCGCCCGCGTTCTTCGTGGTGACGTCGGCTTTCGTACTCGCCGAGCTCGGCGACAAGACGATGCTCGCCACCGTCACCCTTGCCTCGGACAACGACTGGCTGGGGGTGTGGATCGGTTCGACGCTGGGTATGGTCGCCGCCGACGGTCTGGCCATCATCGTCGGCGCGGTGCTCGGCAGGCGGCTGCCCGAACGTGTCATCCAGATCGCCGCTGCCGCGCTGTTCCTGCTGTTCGGCGCCTACATGCTGCTGGAGAACATCTTCCCGTCGCTGCCCTTCGCCCTCGTCGGCGGCATCGCGCTGACCATCGTCGCGGCCTCGGGTGCCGCGGTGTGGGCGCTACCCGAGCGGCTACGCCCGGCAGTGCTGCGGCCGGCGCCCGCGGCGGAGCAGGATGGCACGGCGTCAACCGACACGGCGTCAGCCGACACGACGTCAACCGACACGACGTCAACCGACACGAAGTAG
- a CDS encoding acetamidase/formamidase family protein, with amino-acid sequence MTDPARRAAETLWTGIGRRDFLRAVAAVSAGAGVAGVSSACASGTPGPASQSPSSAATDVAILQPGEGDPVGDHYLQSVPDEVLWGYVPNVHAAPVMRMSSGQTVTIDAVSHEGILEDQGRDPVGYFGGQGVSESEVLRDAIAIAAEYDRTPRNFDKDGPHVVTGPVFVEGAQPGDVLKIEILQAIPRVPYGVVSSRHGKGALARTADGAAPAGVGLSEVMPPVATDGRPDPDPTRYGNVSTFTAVEDGHGVMRYGSAQVRFPLRPFMGMMGVAFTQDREITAATANSIPPTVGGGNIDIRLLGEGATFFLPVFAEGALFYVGDPHMAMGDGEVALTAMEGSLRGTYRLTVCKPGSGDAPSVAYRYPFGETVDAWVPIGLSDPDGSVGGQGSDLDVAMRRAVVNALDFLETDQGMDRATAYAYLSAAADFSVSQVVDRTVGVHGQIYKGHFGQS; translated from the coding sequence ATGACTGATCCCGCCCGCCGTGCCGCAGAAACCCTGTGGACGGGCATCGGCCGACGAGATTTCCTGCGCGCTGTCGCAGCGGTCAGCGCCGGCGCCGGAGTGGCCGGCGTGAGTTCGGCGTGCGCGTCGGGCACACCCGGACCCGCATCGCAGTCGCCGTCGTCCGCCGCGACGGACGTCGCGATCCTGCAGCCCGGGGAGGGTGACCCCGTCGGCGATCACTATCTGCAGTCCGTCCCGGACGAGGTGTTGTGGGGCTACGTCCCGAATGTGCACGCGGCGCCGGTGATGCGGATGTCGTCCGGGCAGACCGTGACCATCGACGCCGTGAGCCACGAAGGCATCCTCGAAGACCAGGGCCGTGACCCCGTCGGATATTTCGGAGGCCAGGGAGTGTCCGAATCCGAGGTGCTGCGCGACGCGATCGCCATCGCCGCCGAATACGACCGGACTCCGAGGAACTTCGACAAGGACGGGCCGCACGTGGTGACGGGGCCGGTCTTCGTCGAAGGTGCCCAGCCCGGTGACGTCCTGAAAATCGAGATTCTGCAAGCGATCCCGCGCGTTCCCTACGGGGTGGTGTCCAGCCGGCACGGCAAGGGCGCGCTGGCGCGCACCGCCGACGGCGCGGCGCCGGCCGGGGTCGGCCTCAGCGAGGTCATGCCGCCGGTGGCCACCGACGGCCGGCCCGATCCGGATCCGACCCGCTACGGCAACGTCTCGACCTTCACCGCGGTCGAAGACGGTCACGGCGTGATGCGCTACGGCAGCGCGCAGGTGCGATTCCCGCTGCGACCCTTCATGGGGATGATGGGTGTGGCCTTCACCCAGGATCGCGAGATCACGGCCGCGACGGCGAACTCCATCCCGCCGACCGTCGGTGGCGGGAACATCGACATCCGGTTGCTCGGCGAAGGTGCCACGTTCTTTCTGCCCGTCTTCGCCGAGGGGGCACTGTTCTACGTCGGCGATCCGCACATGGCCATGGGGGATGGAGAGGTCGCGCTGACCGCGATGGAAGGGTCGCTGCGCGGCACCTACCGGCTCACCGTGTGCAAACCGGGGTCCGGTGACGCGCCGTCGGTCGCCTACCGTTATCCGTTCGGCGAGACGGTCGACGCATGGGTGCCCATCGGACTGTCGGATCCCGACGGCTCGGTGGGCGGGCAGGGTTCCGACCTGGACGTCGCGATGAGACGCGCCGTCGTCAACGCACTCGACTTCCTGGAGACCGACCAGGGGATGGACCGGGCCACCGCCTATGCGTATCTGTCTGCGGCAGCGGACTTCTCGGTTTCCCAGGTGGTCGACCGCACGGTCGGGGTCCACGGTCAGATCTACAAGGGGCACTTCGGGCAGAGCTGA
- a CDS encoding DUF732 domain-containing protein — translation MRGTFFITTLAAAGLATALAAPAFADETDDIFIAALEQEGIPFSTAGNAIELAGAVCEYAAAGQDKTQIALEIMEPAGWSPEQSGFFVGAATQSYCP, via the coding sequence ATGCGCGGAACATTCTTCATCACCACACTCGCCGCTGCCGGACTCGCCACCGCCCTGGCTGCCCCGGCCTTCGCCGACGAAACAGACGACATCTTCATCGCGGCTCTGGAGCAGGAGGGCATCCCGTTCTCCACCGCCGGCAACGCGATCGAACTTGCCGGTGCCGTCTGCGAATACGCCGCAGCCGGTCAGGACAAGACGCAGATCGCGCTCGAGATCATGGAGCCGGCCGGCTGGAGTCCCGAGCAGAGCGGGTTCTTCGTCGGCGCCGCGACACAGTCCTACTGCCCGTAG
- a CDS encoding DUF2752 domain-containing protein: MGAVAAGACVVVWIGDPTTPGGMLPECPTKALAGINCPGCGTLRMIYSLLHGDVLAAARFNAVALVGLALLIAAFAIWTYGRAVDREIVSWQHHRWAGAVTLAVVGVWFVVRILPFEPFTQLRV; the protein is encoded by the coding sequence GTGGGCGCCGTGGCGGCGGGCGCATGCGTCGTGGTGTGGATCGGTGATCCGACCACCCCGGGCGGAATGCTGCCGGAATGTCCGACGAAAGCCCTTGCCGGAATCAACTGTCCGGGCTGCGGAACGCTGCGGATGATCTATTCGCTGCTGCACGGCGACGTGCTCGCGGCAGCCCGCTTCAACGCGGTGGCGCTGGTGGGTCTCGCGTTGCTGATCGCCGCGTTCGCGATCTGGACCTACGGCCGCGCCGTCGACCGCGAGATCGTTTCGTGGCAGCACCACCGCTGGGCCGGTGCTGTGACGCTCGCGGTGGTTGGCGTGTGGTTCGTGGTGCGAATCCTGCCTTTCGAGCCTTTCACCCAACTCCGCGTGTGA
- a CDS encoding CD225/dispanin family protein: protein MTQPPPGNYPPPPPAGGGGFPPQQPGGAAAPNSNLVLGILTTIFCCLPFGIVSIVKAAQVNGLWTQGRYAEAQASADAAKKWAIWSVVAWVVFAVIYGILIALGAVSMDFDTSSY, encoded by the coding sequence ATGACGCAACCGCCGCCCGGGAACTATCCGCCCCCGCCTCCCGCCGGTGGCGGTGGCTTCCCCCCACAGCAACCCGGCGGCGCGGCGGCACCGAATTCCAACCTGGTGCTCGGCATCCTGACCACAATCTTCTGCTGTCTGCCGTTCGGCATCGTGTCCATCGTCAAAGCCGCACAGGTCAACGGACTTTGGACCCAGGGCCGGTACGCCGAGGCGCAGGCGTCGGCCGACGCAGCGAAGAAGTGGGCGATCTGGAGTGTCGTCGCCTGGGTCGTCTTCGCGGTCATCTACGGCATCCTCATCGCTCTCGGTGCGGTGAGCATGGACTTCGACACCTCGTCGTACTGA
- a CDS encoding ClC family H(+)/Cl(-) exchange transporter yields the protein MRSLLVVVGTAALAGAVIGIVGAAFQWCLRAAEGLRLDVVEWAQRLPGPGWLIPVALVAFCAAVARTLVRWEPQAAGSGIPHVEAVFLGETSPPRLRVLPARFVGGVLGIGSGLVLGREGPTVHMGAAIGAQAARRSCLSDGDVRLVQTALAGAGLAVAFNAPIAGVLFTLEEVTRSLRARTVLATVAATVTAVLASRLILADQPDFDVHAVVAPGLAWLPLFVVFGVLTGLLGAAYNVVVVWSTDRVAAIPRVPTELKAAAIGAAVGALLWVAPLTVGDGDTLTQMILDGHGFVLLAAVGLLAARFFTGPMSYAAAVPGGLFAPLLAVGALWGYVFVTCLGAIAPESASALVIPMALVGMAAFFGATVRAPLTGVVIVLEMTATTAVALPMLAASVSAVLAARAVGSAPIYASLRDRMLVEPVAAPGVDEGR from the coding sequence GTGCGAAGCCTCCTCGTCGTCGTCGGGACGGCCGCGCTGGCGGGAGCCGTCATCGGCATCGTCGGCGCGGCGTTCCAGTGGTGTCTGCGTGCCGCCGAGGGCCTGCGCCTCGACGTCGTCGAGTGGGCCCAACGGCTACCCGGACCCGGATGGCTGATCCCGGTTGCGCTGGTCGCGTTCTGCGCCGCGGTCGCCAGGACCCTGGTGCGGTGGGAGCCGCAGGCCGCCGGCAGCGGCATCCCGCATGTCGAGGCCGTGTTCCTCGGCGAGACGTCTCCTCCGCGACTGCGGGTGCTGCCCGCGAGATTCGTCGGAGGAGTTCTCGGGATCGGCTCCGGTCTTGTCCTGGGGCGCGAAGGTCCGACCGTGCACATGGGCGCCGCGATCGGTGCGCAGGCCGCTCGCCGGAGCTGTCTGTCCGACGGTGACGTACGGCTCGTGCAGACGGCGCTGGCGGGTGCGGGGCTTGCTGTCGCGTTCAACGCGCCGATCGCCGGAGTGCTGTTCACCCTCGAAGAGGTGACCAGGTCGTTGCGCGCGCGCACGGTCCTGGCCACCGTCGCCGCGACCGTCACGGCGGTGCTGGCCTCCCGGTTGATCCTGGCCGATCAGCCGGACTTCGACGTCCACGCCGTGGTCGCGCCGGGGCTCGCGTGGCTCCCGCTGTTCGTGGTGTTCGGCGTGCTGACCGGGCTGCTCGGGGCCGCCTACAACGTGGTGGTGGTGTGGAGCACCGATCGTGTCGCCGCGATCCCTCGCGTGCCGACCGAACTGAAGGCGGCGGCGATCGGGGCCGCGGTGGGCGCACTGCTGTGGGTGGCACCACTCACTGTGGGAGACGGGGACACCCTGACCCAGATGATCCTCGACGGCCACGGCTTCGTCCTTCTGGCTGCGGTGGGACTGCTTGCGGCACGGTTCTTCACGGGGCCGATGAGCTACGCGGCCGCGGTGCCGGGCGGGCTCTTCGCGCCGCTGCTCGCCGTCGGAGCCCTGTGGGGATATGTCTTCGTGACGTGCCTCGGCGCGATAGCACCGGAAAGCGCTTCGGCACTTGTCATTCCGATGGCGCTGGTCGGCATGGCGGCGTTCTTCGGCGCCACGGTCCGCGCTCCACTGACCGGTGTCGTGATCGTGCTCGAGATGACGGCGACGACGGCGGTGGCGCTGCCGATGCTGGCGGCGTCCGTGTCCGCGGTGCTGGCGGCCCGTGCGGTGGGATCGGCACCGATCTACGCGAGCCTGCGCGACCGGATGCTCGTCGAGCCGGTCGCCGCGCCCGGGGTCGACGAAGGACGTTGA
- a CDS encoding GNAT family N-acetyltransferase, which yields MSSEMPPDRTGAATTVTREPDRFVIEVEGRAVGLADYHDTDGRRVFPHTEVLPQFQGRGLATILVAEALRVTKSEGLRIVPTCWMVAEYIDKHPEYADITDRS from the coding sequence ATGAGTTCCGAGATGCCTCCCGACCGCACCGGTGCCGCCACGACGGTGACCCGCGAGCCCGACCGGTTCGTGATCGAGGTCGAGGGACGTGCGGTCGGACTCGCCGACTATCACGACACGGACGGCCGACGGGTGTTCCCGCACACCGAGGTGCTTCCCCAGTTCCAGGGCCGGGGCCTCGCGACGATCCTGGTTGCCGAAGCCCTGCGCGTCACCAAGTCCGAGGGCCTGCGCATCGTCCCGACGTGCTGGATGGTGGCGGAGTACATCGACAAGCATCCCGAATACGCCGACATCACCGACCGCTCGTAG
- a CDS encoding DUF4436 domain-containing protein: MPTEVRHPLRRRIRITSSLAIVGLIYVASLFGYWWVSSSYPALPAFDPSRSEQPVVSIDMGSIHTTSNELEVSVLLIPPQRYIDPELGVLNTDIAIRLYPWVDLGELKFPKGQTPGSIDATIEAHGDADNWPFDNYTTKPLTADALVGSGDDRTVQPAEVRFSGGIEGWNVEIKQAPSDPAASVIELSRHRGTLAFDLGICLVLIALPAMAMIVAIETVMGRRQFLPPLCTWFAAMLFAVVPLRNILPGAPPPGAWIDQAVVLWVLIALVSAMGIYIIAWYRYYKQ, from the coding sequence ATGCCCACAGAAGTTCGACATCCGCTGCGTCGCCGGATCCGCATCACGTCAAGCCTCGCCATCGTCGGGTTGATCTATGTCGCTTCGCTTTTCGGATACTGGTGGGTCAGCAGTTCCTATCCGGCGCTGCCGGCGTTCGATCCGAGTCGCAGCGAGCAGCCCGTCGTGTCGATCGACATGGGCAGCATCCACACGACATCCAACGAGTTGGAGGTCTCCGTCCTGCTGATCCCGCCGCAGCGCTACATCGATCCGGAGTTGGGTGTGCTGAACACCGACATCGCCATCCGTCTCTACCCCTGGGTCGATCTCGGCGAGTTGAAGTTCCCGAAGGGGCAGACGCCGGGCAGCATCGACGCGACCATCGAGGCGCACGGCGATGCCGACAACTGGCCGTTCGACAACTACACGACCAAACCTCTCACCGCCGATGCTCTGGTCGGGTCCGGCGACGACCGCACGGTGCAACCCGCCGAGGTGCGGTTCAGCGGTGGCATAGAGGGCTGGAACGTCGAGATCAAACAGGCCCCTTCGGACCCGGCCGCGTCGGTCATCGAATTGAGCCGCCACCGTGGGACGTTGGCGTTCGACCTCGGGATCTGTTTGGTGCTCATCGCGCTGCCCGCAATGGCGATGATCGTCGCGATCGAGACGGTGATGGGACGACGTCAATTCCTGCCGCCTCTGTGCACGTGGTTCGCGGCGATGCTGTTCGCCGTCGTCCCGCTGCGCAACATCCTGCCGGGGGCGCCACCGCCGGGGGCGTGGATAGACCAGGCGGTCGTGCTGTGGGTGCTCATCGCGCTGGTGTCGGCGATGGGGATCTACATCATCGCCTGGTATCGCTACTACAAGCAGTAG
- a CDS encoding wax ester/triacylglycerol synthase domain-containing protein, which produces MSEFMRNSDAFTWAMESDPRLRSTVVTVLMLDRTPDWGEVCGRVERLSHEVPMMRQVVVETPPPAPPRWQDCTDFDLDFHMRRVAAPQDGTFESVLEMARLAQMEDFDRARPMWKLTLIEGLSDGRAAVLCCLHHALTDGVGAVQIAMTLFGLSPELPPVDESPTAPPQRSALGDYKDAARYSVGLVGSAVTGALSVAPRLVVDSVRSPRRTLGNAAGLAASVYRTVRPVNATGSPLMTRRTMNRRLGILEIPMPPLRDAAHRSGGALNDAFVAGVAGGLRQYHEKHGAAVDALHLSMPISLRSEGDAPGGNRITLMRFDIPAGLTDPGDRIRAIHARTEQVRREKSLPYTQAIAGVLNLVPRWYIGSILRHVDFVASDVPGIPVPVSLGGAKVLMQYAFGPTIGAAVNITLLTYVDTCALGIDADTGAIPDIDVFCDCLRAGFDEVLAVAAD; this is translated from the coding sequence ATGAGCGAATTCATGCGCAACAGCGACGCCTTCACCTGGGCGATGGAAAGCGATCCTCGATTGAGATCGACGGTGGTCACCGTCTTGATGCTGGATCGCACGCCGGACTGGGGCGAGGTGTGCGGCCGGGTCGAGCGCCTCAGCCACGAGGTCCCGATGATGCGTCAGGTCGTGGTGGAGACGCCGCCGCCGGCACCTCCGCGGTGGCAGGACTGCACGGACTTCGATCTGGACTTCCACATGCGCAGGGTCGCCGCACCGCAGGACGGCACGTTCGAATCGGTACTCGAGATGGCGCGGCTGGCCCAGATGGAGGACTTCGACCGGGCGCGACCGATGTGGAAGCTGACGCTGATCGAGGGCCTGTCCGACGGTCGCGCGGCGGTGCTGTGCTGCCTCCACCACGCCCTGACCGACGGGGTGGGGGCGGTGCAGATCGCGATGACGCTCTTCGGCCTCTCGCCCGAACTGCCGCCGGTCGACGAGTCACCGACGGCGCCGCCGCAGCGGTCGGCTCTGGGCGACTACAAAGACGCCGCGCGCTACAGCGTCGGACTTGTCGGCAGCGCCGTGACCGGTGCGCTGTCCGTGGCACCGCGCCTGGTCGTCGACAGCGTCCGCAGTCCGAGGCGGACACTCGGCAATGCCGCGGGTCTCGCAGCGTCGGTGTACCGGACAGTCCGGCCGGTGAATGCGACCGGATCACCGCTGATGACCCGGCGGACCATGAACCGCCGACTCGGGATCCTCGAGATTCCGATGCCGCCGCTGCGGGACGCCGCCCACCGCAGCGGGGGTGCTCTCAACGACGCATTCGTCGCGGGCGTGGCCGGCGGCCTGCGGCAGTATCACGAGAAGCACGGCGCCGCCGTCGACGCCCTTCACCTGTCGATGCCGATCAGCCTGCGCAGTGAAGGCGACGCTCCGGGCGGCAATCGAATAACGTTGATGCGCTTCGACATACCCGCCGGACTCACCGATCCCGGCGACCGGATCCGTGCCATCCATGCCCGCACCGAGCAGGTCCGCCGGGAGAAGTCGCTGCCCTACACCCAGGCGATCGCGGGCGTGCTCAACCTGGTCCCCCGCTGGTACATCGGGTCGATTCTGCGTCACGTCGATTTCGTCGCCAGCGACGTGCCCGGGATACCGGTGCCCGTCAGCCTGGGTGGCGCGAAGGTGCTGATGCAGTACGCGTTCGGCCCGACGATCGGTGCGGCTGTCAACATCACACTGCTCACCTACGTCGACACCTGCGCGCTGGGCATCGACGCCGACACCGGTGCGATACCCGACATCGACGTCTTCTGCGACTGCCTGCGGGCGGGTTTCGACGAGGTGCTGGCGGTTGCGGCGGACTGA
- a CDS encoding class II glutamine amidotransferase, with translation MCRLFGLHAGRPVAATFWLLDAPNSLAQQSRRNPDGTGLGVFGADGKPTVLKQPIPAWRDTSFATEARQMTGTTFVAHVRYATTGATEEENTHPFLQDDRIFAHNGVVEGLDILDARLSELGVTDLVHGDTDSERVFAVITASIRRRDGDVDAGLADALHWLSTHVPIYALNILLATATDLWALRYPDTHELYLRDRAAGESGRFSLRSNRIRTGSAHLENSPSVVFASEAMDDGAWQLLEAGEVIHVGPDLTIHRRMVLPEPPAHRMERSDLTAAAASAQHPMG, from the coding sequence ATGTGTCGTTTGTTCGGACTGCACGCCGGCCGCCCCGTCGCCGCGACGTTCTGGTTGCTGGACGCTCCCAACAGTCTCGCGCAGCAGAGTCGGCGTAATCCGGACGGCACCGGACTGGGGGTGTTCGGCGCCGACGGAAAGCCGACGGTGCTCAAGCAGCCGATCCCGGCGTGGCGTGACACGTCCTTCGCGACCGAAGCGCGTCAGATGACGGGAACGACGTTCGTCGCGCACGTGCGCTACGCGACCACCGGGGCCACCGAGGAGGAGAACACCCATCCCTTCCTGCAGGACGACCGCATCTTCGCCCACAACGGGGTGGTGGAGGGCCTCGACATTCTGGACGCCAGATTGTCCGAGCTCGGTGTCACCGATCTCGTGCACGGTGACACCGACTCGGAGCGGGTCTTCGCGGTGATCACGGCCTCGATCCGCCGGCGCGACGGCGATGTCGACGCAGGATTGGCCGACGCGCTGCACTGGCTGAGCACACACGTCCCGATCTACGCGCTGAACATCCTGTTGGCCACCGCGACCGACCTGTGGGCGCTGCGCTACCCGGACACCCACGAGCTGTACCTTCGGGACCGCGCCGCGGGGGAGTCAGGCCGGTTCTCGCTGCGCAGCAACAGGATCCGTACCGGGAGTGCACATCTGGAGAATTCACCGTCGGTGGTCTTCGCCAGCGAGGCGATGGACGACGGAGCGTGGCAGTTGCTGGAGGCGGGCGAGGTGATCCATGTCGGCCCCGACCTGACGATCCACCGCCGCATGGTGTTGCCGGAACCTCCCGCGCACCGGATGGAGCGGTCAGACCTCACGGCGGCGGCCGCGTCGGCGCAGCACCCGATGGGATGA
- a CDS encoding SDR family NAD(P)-dependent oxidoreductase, protein MTGQRLASKRVVITGAASGIGRAAAQLMIGEGARVLIADLDADAAAAAASDIGGNAIGVAANVLDDKSVAAMIDRAVTEFGGIDVLCNHVGGSNPHKDLDLLRLDLDEWDRAMALNARSTVVASRLALPHMIAEGGGSIINTVSVAGLTGDTLQCAYGASKAAVIRLTQYIATQYGRKGVRCNAVAPGAVMTPALADNVPAAVIDNIRSHNALDLIGSPEDIGWAMVYLASDESRYMTGQTLVLDGGLTAQSPIAASRRS, encoded by the coding sequence ATGACCGGACAACGGCTGGCGAGCAAGAGGGTTGTCATCACCGGCGCGGCGAGCGGCATCGGCCGCGCAGCCGCCCAGCTGATGATCGGCGAGGGTGCCCGTGTGCTCATCGCCGACCTCGACGCCGACGCCGCCGCGGCGGCCGCCTCCGACATCGGCGGCAACGCGATCGGCGTGGCGGCCAACGTGCTGGACGACAAATCGGTGGCCGCCATGATCGACCGCGCGGTCACCGAGTTCGGCGGCATCGACGTGCTGTGCAACCACGTCGGTGGCAGCAACCCCCACAAGGATCTCGACCTGCTGCGCCTGGACCTCGACGAATGGGATCGCGCCATGGCGCTCAACGCCCGCAGCACCGTGGTCGCCTCCCGGCTGGCGCTGCCGCATATGATCGCCGAAGGCGGCGGTTCGATCATCAACACCGTCTCCGTGGCCGGGCTGACGGGCGACACGCTCCAGTGCGCCTACGGCGCCTCCAAGGCCGCAGTCATCCGGCTCACGCAGTACATCGCCACCCAGTACGGTCGAAAGGGTGTGCGCTGCAACGCAGTCGCTCCCGGCGCCGTGATGACACCCGCGCTGGCCGACAACGTTCCTGCGGCGGTGATCGACAACATTCGCAGCCACAACGCGCTGGACCTGATCGGCTCCCCGGAGGACATCGGCTGGGCCATGGTCTACCTTGCCTCCGACGAATCCCGTTACATGACGGGGCAGACGCTGGTGCTCGATGGTGGGCTGACCGCCCAGAGCCCGATCGCGGCCAGCCGCCGGTCGTAA
- a CDS encoding alpha/beta hydrolase family protein yields MTDPIRRVLAAAAAVATVVGCAHATEPELRAGQLLTARPLTTVAALPSADNRLITYVSDDSAGEPIVVSGTVSVPKSEPPEGGWPVINWAHGTTGYADTCAPSAATADGLIQDYVQLVRPMLDRWVARGFAVVQTDYQGLGTPGGHPYVDGVSESNTVTDIVRAARHLDPGIGTAWVVLGHSQGGQAALFAAHDGPDRDPDLRLLGAVAMAPGGVDMGATVDLLRAGDPGVEVAQRFVPLLVLGAAVVDPSVDPDQIFTTRARPLLTTARNECLAQLNVVPTIPASQVLAPDADLRGLLAYLDRQDPLQLTPRVPVLIAQGTEDVAVNPVGVDKLAKALCGKGVDVDYNTYPGKDHRGVIAASEVTVKDFVDAVMDGRSPENCPR; encoded by the coding sequence ATGACTGACCCGATCCGGCGTGTGCTGGCCGCGGCGGCCGCGGTCGCCACCGTGGTGGGCTGCGCCCACGCCACCGAACCAGAGCTGCGCGCCGGCCAGTTGCTCACCGCCCGGCCACTGACGACGGTGGCCGCCCTGCCCAGCGCGGACAACCGGTTGATCACCTATGTCTCCGACGACTCGGCCGGGGAACCGATCGTCGTGTCGGGCACCGTGTCCGTGCCGAAATCGGAACCACCCGAGGGTGGGTGGCCGGTGATCAACTGGGCGCACGGGACCACCGGCTACGCCGACACCTGCGCCCCGTCTGCCGCCACCGCCGACGGGCTCATCCAGGACTACGTCCAACTGGTTCGTCCCATGCTCGACCGTTGGGTGGCCCGCGGCTTCGCCGTCGTCCAAACCGACTACCAGGGGCTCGGCACGCCCGGCGGGCATCCTTACGTCGACGGTGTCAGCGAATCCAACACCGTGACCGACATCGTGAGGGCAGCACGACATCTCGATCCCGGCATCGGGACCGCATGGGTGGTCCTCGGCCACAGTCAGGGCGGGCAGGCCGCGTTGTTCGCCGCCCACGACGGCCCGGACCGAGACCCCGATCTCCGGCTGCTCGGGGCGGTCGCGATGGCTCCCGGCGGGGTGGACATGGGCGCGACCGTCGATCTGCTGCGTGCCGGTGATCCCGGAGTCGAAGTGGCGCAGCGGTTTGTGCCTCTGCTGGTGCTCGGTGCCGCCGTGGTCGATCCGTCGGTCGACCCCGATCAGATCTTCACGACACGGGCACGCCCACTGCTGACGACAGCGCGCAACGAGTGCCTCGCCCAACTCAACGTCGTTCCCACCATTCCGGCGTCGCAGGTGCTCGCACCTGATGCCGACCTGCGCGGATTGCTCGCCTACCTGGACCGCCAGGATCCTCTGCAGCTCACCCCACGCGTGCCGGTGCTGATCGCTCAGGGCACCGAAGATGTCGCCGTCAACCCGGTCGGCGTCGACAAACTCGCGAAGGCCCTGTGCGGCAAGGGGGTCGACGTGGACTACAACACCTACCCGGGCAAGGACCACCGCGGAGTCATCGCCGCATCCGAGGTTACCGTCAAGGACTTCGTCGATGCCGTGATGGACGGGCGTTCACCCGAGAACTGCCCACGCTGA